The following is a genomic window from Acetobacteroides hydrogenigenes.
AAAAAACACTTTTAATGAAGGCAATACCATTAATCCTCTTCTTCCTTTTACTATCCTCCACCCTATCGGCCCAGCTAATTGCAGTAGAAGAGGGTGAAGTTCTAACTATACGCCAGAAAGGCAAGGTTTTCGCGCTGGTTGATAGCAAAGGAAAAGCAAAGCTTACAGGATTTCAGAGCATCACGAAATGCCCATTTGGCGACTTCTACCTTGTAAGAAAGAACCATCGGCAGGGATTGGTATCGCGCACAGGCATCGAGATTATACCTGCGGAATACGATGAGATCGAACGGGCCTACAACAGCTTTATATACGTAAAGAAAGAAGGGAAAATAGGCGTATACAGCTACTCTGGCAAGCAAATAGTAACGCCAACGTTTGATGGAATAGACTTCACCTACAAGGTTGGTGCAGAGTTCTTGGTAAAAAAAGATGCGCTGTACGGCATTATCAACGATCAAGGAAAAGTGGTAGTACCGGTAGCCTACAATAGCATTAAGCAGGAGAGAGGAACGATAGTCCTAAAAAAAGGCGACCAAACCAGCTACCTCATAAAGACCAAAATAGTTAGCTACAACATTAGTACGAATAAAAATTTTCAGTCGGCTGGCGAATACCTGTCGGACTCAAAAAACTACTATATTGCAAATAACGGCTCGCAGGAAGGAGTGCTCGACGAGAATGGAGAGTACATAATACAGCCCGAATACGAGGAGATTATTCCCAAAAGAATGGGTAAAAGCAAGCATACACCCGACAACATTCTTCTGGTTAAGAAGAATAACCTATGGGGAATTATCGACCTCAAGAAAAATATTATCCTTCCGATTAAGTACCAGAGCATAGAAATCCTCAACACCGACTACGCGGTTGTTGGCATTAACAGCTCCAAGCATTTCCTCTGCTTTGCTACTAGCGAAACATCGAGCTACAGCTTCGACAAGTACTACTATAGCTCGGATGATTACATATTGGTATACAAAAACGAAAAGCAAAACTTGGCAGACGTCAGGAATGGCATGCAGCTCGTATTTCCCATTATGTACGATGATGTTATAGCCTACAAATCGGGCCTATTTAAGGTAAAGCAAAACAACAAAGAAGGGATAGTGGATAAAAGCAACAAAACTATTTTCCCCTTTACCTACGACCAAATCTCCCTATTCTGCGCCGATAAGGTAGCGGTTAAAAATGGCGATAAGTATGGAGTTGTATCCATCGATGGGACGGTGCTCGTACCATTAGATAGCAGGTATATTGTTGCATACGCCAATAGCTTTATCAGAAAAAAGGAGGGCAGCTTCGAAACCGAAGAGTACAACTGCGATTTAAAGCTGGTAGCACAGTAAGCGTGCGCCTACTAGCCATAGAATATGTTCGTCTGTGGCAAGAACCTCAGACGAGCCTATCCAAGTAGGCTATAGCCCATCGCCGTCAAGCTAAGCGGATGCATCGGATTGTATATTTTGAAAAAAAAGGATAGAGATCAAGGACCAGCGTATAGCTGAAGCCGTTTATCCCCTCTTGGGAGGGGTCAGGATGGGTTGGGACGTTATCACCCCCTGCCCTACCGCCTAAGCGGGAGAATAACGTGCTGCTATCGGGTGTTTATCTGTTGAATTAAGGCATAGCCTGACGGCTATGTGCTCAGAGCCAGCAATGATAGAATTGACGAAGGCAACAGCCTTCGCCTAACAAAAGGGATTACAAGGCTAGCGGTCGTAATGGAGTATTGTAGAATAGATGGAGCGTTGCGTGTTGCCTTTGGGATGTTACGAAAGCTAGGTGAAGAGCATAAGAGCCGAAAAGCAATCAACTTTATATAGCACATCATGGATAAGCGCACTATCTCAGAAACAATTATTGCGCTAGAGACTGCAGCTCTCGACGCATGGCACAATGGAAACCCTACCCCCTACCTCGAACTCTACTCGAAGGACTTTACCTATTTCGACCCCATCCAGGAAAGGCGTATAGACGGCTGGGATCGGATAAAGGAGCTGTATGAGGGCATGCGGGGAACGGTAAAGATGGATAAGTTCGAGATGATAAATCCCGTAGTGCAATCAACCGATACAATGGCCGTTCTCACCTACAACCTACACTCGTACTCGGGCGACATGATCTGGAAGGAGAACTGCACAGAGGTGTACAGGCTCGAAGAAAATAGCCAATGGAAAATTGTCCATAGCCATTGGTCGCTAACTAATGCTGCAATTAGCTAAAAGCACGCTGTTAGGCTGATGCTTCGGCCAATAGCCGTCAAGTTAAGGATGCTTGGTGTCTGTTTGGAAGAAATGAAGATAGGCATAAGGCATTAGAGCACGATTGAAGCTGTTTATTCCCCGTTTGGCTTAGGATCCAGCTCATAGCCGTCAAGCTAAGGTTGAGTTTAAAAGGACAAACGCTCAATAGCGGCTGATTATCCCCTCCTTGGGAGGGGTAGGGGTGGGTTACGAACGCGAAGCGGAGCAAAAATATTAATTTAAACAAACAAACCCACCCCCTGCCCCCTCCTTGGGAGGGGATAATCAGCCATGATTCTGCATTTAGGCTTTGAAAAAATAGTTCAGCTTGACGGCTATGAGGATCCAGCCTCAGTCGAATCTATTCTGTAGGCTATAGCCTGCAATGATAGAATTGACAAAGGCAACAGACTTCGCCTAACGAGGCAGGGAGTGGGTAATGACATCTAAACCCTCCCCTACCTCCCGCCTGAGCGGAAGAATAACGTGCTGCTATTGTGTGCTTAACCTTCTAAATTTAACCTTAGCATGACAGCATTGGGCTAAGCATATTGACATCAACCGCTACTATAATTTGCGACATTTAGTTAAACCATAATACGATTTGAAGATGATGCTACGCTACAAAACAGGCAAGCTTCCATTAAATTTCATAGCACTAGGAGTGATTCTACTCGCAGTTAGCATATGGCGAATAATGGTTTTAGATTGGAGTGGGATACCGTTTCTCGTTGTATCCATTGTGCTGCTCTTTATAGAGTCGGGAGTAGTTATAGATCCCGACAGTAGAAGAGTAAGAAGGTATATTGGCCTATTTACAGTAACCAAGGGCGAGTGGGAAGATGTAAGCTCGCTAATCAACCTTCAAATTATAAGGTCGAGAGAGTCACGAACCATGAACTTTATTTCCATAAGCAGAACGGAAACCAACGACACCTACAAGCTCTACATAAAGCTACCGAATAGGAGCATCGAACTTATGTCGGGCAAAAAGGAGGATATACAAAGTAGAGCCGAAGAAATAGCATCGGCTCTAAAAGCATCAGTAGTAAACAATGCCGGCTAAGTAACAGTTTTTTGGTTAAGGCAAGAGCCTCAACCGAAAAAAGGTACCGATTATAAAATGGCACTAGCTAGCTTATCTTATAATGCTATGAGAAAATACTTAATCGTAGTAGGGATTTTTGCTTGTTGTATGTGGTGTCAGCAATTAGCTGCCCAGCAAGCATACTCTAATGATGTCATTAACGGAATGATGCCGTACGCCAAAGGAGAGATAAAACAACGTTTTGCAATAGTTAATTCGTATGGTTTGAAAAATTATTCAGAATCCGAGTTAATAGCATGTAAAAATGCAGCAAAAAAAGTGGCCTCAAAGCTGTTAAAGTGGCTCAGCGACAATCCACCACAAGGATATGAGGCGCTAATCAACACTTTTATTGATATTCTACCCGACCATTCTTTTAAAAGTCCGTTAGATGATCCACATCCTAAGATATATGCAAAAATAGAGCTTCATTTTGCACCGTATGTTCATACTCCAAAGGGAAAGTTTGCCAACTACGAAGTGGCTACTTGGGTCACTGTTTTTCTTAACGGCATGGATGTAAATACACTTGGCAGTCCAATAGCTGGAAATATCTATGTTATTCCACGTAAAACAGCAGACTTCTTCGGGTTTGGCATATACCAGACTACAGGAGAGGAGGTAACGCTGATAAACCCAGATAATGCCAAAATATTCCATCCCGTTTCACAAGGGGTGTTCCTTAATGAAATGATAAAGGGGCAGAAACAAGAAAAAGAAAATGCGGGTATTTCCTCAGGTATCCCAACAAACGGAGAGCGGTTGAAGGAGATAGAACAAGCCTATAAAGAGATTCTGAAGGTAAATAAACAAACAGCAGAAGAGTTTAGAAGTAATGCACTGAAAGAGCTGCAGGGAGAATCTAATGCTGATATTCTGGATATGGAAAGCAAATTACAGGGAGAGCTTGATAAAATGTCATTGGCAGAACGCAAGAAGCCAGCATTTTATGCCGGAGACGGAGATATTGCCCCTAAAATGTTTGATCTGACAGGTAACTATTCAGGATTATGCCCAGAGGGTCATCAGGAAGGATGCGAGGCACTGGTTAGGGTTAACCCCGAGCTTATTGGTTTTTCGGCCTCAGGAAAGATTAAGCTAATGATAATTCATTGGAATTACATTCAGCTGACGGGAGAAAACAGAGATAAGCCCAGATTCTATGATCGCAAGAAAGAGTATGACAATGTCCATCAATGGAACATGGTGCGCTTGTATCAGGATAATGTATGGTTCTGATTTATACTAATTGTCAGACATCAATAACGTCATAGAGCGTTGCTTATGAGGACGGTGTCCTCGCTACACGACATTAGCAAAAAGAAGTAGAACCGTAGAAGAAGCATTCGATTATACAGTCAACTACTAGTAGTAAAACATCAACATCGGCAGCCAATGCCAGACCGATTTCGAGATAAATATCGCATACCTTCGGCCCGTTTGCAAAGCTGGGACTACGGATGGAATGCCTCCTACTTTATCACCATTTGTACTGCGAATAGAGAGCGCTATTTTGGAGAGATTGTTGCTGGTTTAGATAACGAACAACCTGCAATGCAGCTGTCGGAGGTAGGAATAATTGCCAAACGGAGCTGGTTGGAGATCCCTACCCATTTCCCGTTTGTGGTATTAGACGAATTCGGGGTAATGCCCAACCATGTGCATGGCATTATCATTATAAATAGGCAGGATGATCCCCGTTGAGACGCGATGAATCGCGTTTCTACAGATGAACAGCGAAACCGTGACAGGGAATAAAAACCACCATTAAACCCCAACAACAATATGAAATTCCCGAAACTAAGAAATATGTGTAGCAAAACACAAAAGCATCTATCAAAAGCAGTAAAGCTGGTTGGTATTGCAGGCGTAGGCGCCCTGCTTGCATTTACAAGCATCGACGGCAAAAATGGTAGCCCCAAAACCGAACAGCTAACGCTATCACTTATTAAGGATAGAAATTTCCTTAGCTCTACGAAACTAGCCCCCTCGAAGGAAAAGGAGAAGATTCTGATTGAGTCTTCAAAGATTCTTCGATTAGAAATCCATACGGTTACAGATGGTAAGCTCAAAGATTTTATACCCGATGATTTTAAAAACGTATATCCTATAGTAGATTTTATGCTAGCGGTAGACTCCCTAAATGGTCATGCAATTTATTTTAGGGGCGAGATATACCGCTTACTGAACGACAACGATCGATTTGTAGAATACTTTCAGCGTTACCTCGACATAGAAAGTACAACTAAATCGCACCTGCAAAAAGTAAAGAATGCCCAATTATGCTACGATACGCCGCATGGCTATTGCGAACAACGGACAGCATGGATATCGCAGCTTCTAGCAAGCTACTACTACAAAAAAGGGATCAGCGAACCGGAGGAAAGCAAAAAGCAAGAGGCTTTTTGCATTGCCACAAAGCATATTCAAAATGTAAGGATTCATTTCCCCGCTGGGTTTAACTCAAGCTCAGTTACCCAGTCAACATTAGAGCTAGAAAAGAATCTTAAAGAAAGAATTAGCAATTAGCAGCCGTAAAAGGACAAACAAATGGCTCTATGCGGGTTGTTGTGGGTAATAGAAATGGAGTTGCAGCTTGCTGGAGAAACCATTCAACCACTATGTGGTTGTTTATTCCCCTCGTCCTGTTTTCCCGAGTTTCACTCGGGGCTATTCACATTGAAGCCCTTACGGGCTTCTACCTGCAGTAACGCAGATTTGGTTCAATTTTTACCGTTGATTAATGCAACATAATGTCTACTGGGTAGTAATCCTGAAAGGATTGAATATAAATAGCCCCGCATGCAATGCGGGAAAAACACGAGCAGTACGGCGATAACCGCAAAGCGGTTGAATAGCGAGACAAAATAAGACCTACCCTCCCAAAACGTCATAGAACCAAACAAATTGAGATTAGAGTTCAACCCTCACGACGTTTAACTTAACAAGGCTTTTTACGGTCTCTAATACAGAAAAAGAAAAAACAGATCAAAAGAAGGCAGAGCCTACACCTACCTCTGCAAAACAATGGCATCTATACGATAAACGCCTACAAATTTATACATTTGCATACCATCAGTAGTTTACATGAGCAACACAGGATTTATAGATATTTATAAGGAACGTATACATCAGGCTATCGACTACATTTCGGAACATCTATCGGAAGAAATTCCACTAGAAAAGTTGGCCACGGTTGCCTGCTTCTCGCCCTTTCATTTTCATCGCATATTCTCCGCCGTTTTGGGAGAAACGCCTCGCGATTACATAGAGCGTTCGCGAATGGAGAAAGCAGCCAAACTTATTTGCCTTCAACAGAACATTGCCATCGCAAATATTGCCTCGGCATGTGGTTTTTCCTCGGCATCGTCGTTCTCTAGAACTTTCAAGAAGCACTATGGCATAGCACCAACGCTATACCTGCAAAAGCACAAGGAAGAGCACCATACGCTTAACGGGCAACAGCTCG
Proteins encoded in this region:
- a CDS encoding WG repeat-containing protein; this encodes MKAIPLILFFLLLSSTLSAQLIAVEEGEVLTIRQKGKVFALVDSKGKAKLTGFQSITKCPFGDFYLVRKNHRQGLVSRTGIEIIPAEYDEIERAYNSFIYVKKEGKIGVYSYSGKQIVTPTFDGIDFTYKVGAEFLVKKDALYGIINDQGKVVVPVAYNSIKQERGTIVLKKGDQTSYLIKTKIVSYNISTNKNFQSAGEYLSDSKNYYIANNGSQEGVLDENGEYIIQPEYEEIIPKRMGKSKHTPDNILLVKKNNLWGIIDLKKNIILPIKYQSIEILNTDYAVVGINSSKHFLCFATSETSSYSFDKYYYSSDDYILVYKNEKQNLADVRNGMQLVFPIMYDDVIAYKSGLFKVKQNNKEGIVDKSNKTIFPFTYDQISLFCADKVAVKNGDKYGVVSIDGTVLVPLDSRYIVAYANSFIRKKEGSFETEEYNCDLKLVAQ
- a CDS encoding YybH family protein: MDKRTISETIIALETAALDAWHNGNPTPYLELYSKDFTYFDPIQERRIDGWDRIKELYEGMRGTVKMDKFEMINPVVQSTDTMAVLTYNLHSYSGDMIWKENCTEVYRLEENSQWKIVHSHWSLTNAAIS
- a CDS encoding transposase; its protein translation is MPDRFRDKYRIPSARLQSWDYGWNASYFITICTANRERYFGEIVAGLDNEQPAMQLSEVGIIAKRSWLEIPTHFPFVVLDEFGVMPNHVHGIIIINRQDDPR